From Dietzia sp. ANT_WB102, a single genomic window includes:
- a CDS encoding putative quinol monooxygenase: MIWINVKFTVKPESVDRWLAETREYTEATRAEPGNLWFFWTRSVDEGNVFLLCEGFADDGAEAHVNSDHFAKGIEAMKPMLVTTPDIISRQVDGEGWDKMGEIQIG, translated from the coding sequence ATGATTTGGATCAACGTGAAATTCACCGTCAAGCCCGAGTCAGTCGACCGCTGGCTCGCCGAGACACGCGAGTACACCGAAGCCACCCGCGCTGAGCCCGGTAACCTCTGGTTCTTCTGGACCAGGTCCGTCGACGAGGGCAACGTCTTTCTCCTGTGCGAGGGTTTTGCCGACGACGGGGCCGAGGCCCACGTCAACTCCGACCACTTCGCCAAGGGCATTGAAGCCATGAAGCCGATGCTCGTCACAACCCCCGACATCATCAGCCGCCAGGTCGACGGCGAGGGTTGGGACAAGATGGGTGAAATACAGATCGGCTGA
- the groL gene encoding chaperonin GroEL (60 kDa chaperone family; promotes refolding of misfolded polypeptides especially under stressful conditions; forms two stacked rings of heptamers to form a barrel-shaped 14mer; ends can be capped by GroES; misfolded proteins enter the barrel where they are refolded when GroES binds), with the protein MAKEIRFNSDARLRLKAGVDGLADAIKVTLGPKGRNAVLEKMTGPPTITNDGVTIARDIHFSEPFANMGAQLVKEAAMKTNGQVGDGTTTATVLAQALVAAGLKAVDSGANPMRVRRGMDKAVPVLVEALREKAREVSGTEQVRHIATLAAGDDEAIGDAIARAMEFVGRNGVVDVEETETPGISVEVVDGISFDHGYISPYMVTDRERMEAVLENPAILLTNQKISQVQELMPVVEAARRSDRPLVLIAEDVDGPALQMLTSGNVHGTFQSCVVRAPGFGHRRISELEDLAYALGGRVVAKDSGLELAEITERHFGGCDRITITEDITTIIGGHGDPSEIEARIQQIGSQLERAKIDHDKDSLQLRQSRLSGTVASIKVGGATSVELKERLMRVEDALCAARAALEEGVVAGGGAALAHAREALGLIELTGDEAIGREVVAVAVSEPLRLIADNAGYDGVAVVKAVTKMTAEEGFDAMAGEYVDLFEAGIVDPLKVTRAAFEAAASIAGLLITTETAIVEEVGPNPGAVMAPGFGDLAEGMVRPSNIY; encoded by the coding sequence ATGGCCAAGGAAATTCGCTTCAACAGTGACGCGCGCTTGAGGTTAAAGGCAGGCGTCGACGGGCTCGCCGATGCGATCAAAGTGACGCTTGGACCGAAGGGGCGCAACGCGGTACTCGAGAAGATGACAGGTCCGCCGACTATCACCAACGACGGTGTCACGATCGCGAGGGATATTCATTTCTCCGAACCGTTCGCAAACATGGGGGCCCAGCTCGTCAAAGAGGCGGCAATGAAGACCAACGGACAGGTGGGCGACGGCACCACCACCGCGACTGTCCTCGCCCAGGCGCTGGTGGCGGCGGGACTCAAGGCCGTCGACAGCGGCGCCAACCCGATGAGGGTGCGCCGCGGGATGGACAAGGCAGTCCCCGTTCTCGTCGAAGCGCTCCGGGAAAAGGCGCGAGAGGTTTCGGGTACCGAGCAGGTCCGACACATAGCTACCCTCGCGGCCGGGGACGATGAAGCAATCGGCGACGCGATCGCCCGGGCGATGGAGTTCGTCGGGCGCAACGGGGTGGTCGATGTCGAGGAGACGGAGACTCCCGGAATCAGCGTCGAAGTAGTCGACGGCATCTCGTTCGATCACGGTTACATCTCGCCGTACATGGTCACCGATCGCGAACGCATGGAGGCGGTCCTCGAGAACCCGGCGATCCTGCTCACCAACCAGAAGATCAGCCAGGTGCAGGAGCTCATGCCCGTCGTGGAAGCCGCGCGTCGATCAGACCGGCCGTTGGTTCTGATTGCGGAGGACGTTGACGGTCCCGCGCTGCAGATGCTTACTTCCGGGAACGTGCACGGAACGTTCCAATCTTGTGTCGTGCGGGCACCGGGCTTCGGGCACCGCCGGATCTCTGAGCTGGAGGACCTCGCCTATGCACTGGGCGGCCGGGTAGTTGCCAAGGACTCCGGTCTGGAACTCGCCGAAATCACCGAGCGGCACTTCGGAGGTTGCGACCGGATCACCATCACGGAGGACATCACCACCATCATCGGAGGTCACGGGGACCCATCTGAGATCGAGGCCCGCATCCAGCAGATCGGATCACAGCTCGAGCGCGCAAAGATCGACCACGATAAGGATTCACTGCAACTCCGGCAGTCGAGGCTTTCTGGGACGGTCGCCTCGATCAAGGTCGGCGGTGCTACATCCGTGGAGCTCAAAGAACGGCTGATGCGGGTGGAGGACGCTCTTTGTGCGGCCAGGGCTGCGCTAGAGGAGGGGGTCGTCGCCGGCGGAGGGGCCGCGCTCGCGCATGCGAGGGAGGCGCTCGGCCTAATTGAACTCACCGGAGACGAAGCCATCGGACGGGAAGTGGTGGCCGTCGCCGTGTCTGAGCCGTTGAGGCTCATCGCCGACAACGCGGGTTACGACGGCGTCGCTGTCGTCAAGGCGGTGACGAAAATGACGGCCGAGGAGGGCTTCGACGCCATGGCGGGAGAGTATGTCGACCTCTTCGAAGCCGGCATCGTGGACCCCTTGAAGGTGACGCGCGCCGCGTTCGAGGCAGCAGCATCCATCGCTGGACTGCTCATCACCACCGAGACAGCGATCGTCGAAGAGGTCGGTCCGAACCCCGGCGCCGTAATGGCCCCCGGTTTCGGAGACCTGGCCGAGGGAATGGTCCGACCGTCGAACATCTACTGA
- a CDS encoding pyruvate carboxylase, whose amino-acid sequence MFKKVLVANRGEIAIRAFRAAYELGVSTVAVFPFEDRNSVHRLKADESYQIGDSGHPVRAYLSVEEIVRVAQHAGADAVHPGYGFLSENPDLSAACEAAGITFVGPPTRVLELVGDKSRAVTAAREAGLPVLRSSAPSAHPEELMEAAAAMTFPLFVKAVAGGGGRGMRRVERIEELTEALEAASREAESAFGDPTVFLEQAVINPRHIEVQILADNFGDVVHLYERDCSLQRRHQKVVELAPAPNLPTELRERMCSDAVAFARHIGYSCAGTVEFLLDELGKHVFIEMNPRIQVEHTVTEEITDVDLVGAQLRIAAGESLADLGLSQEQITIRGAALQCRITTEDPSNGFRPDTGRITAYRTPGGAGVRLDGGTTLGAEVTAHFDSMLVKLTCRGHDLGVAMSRARRALAEFRIRGVATNVSFLQAVLDDPDFRAGLVTTSFIEERPQLLRARPSADRGTRILTYLADVTVNKPHGDRPTTVYPRDKLPALDSDARTSPPDGSRQRLLALGPQGFAADLRERPQLAVTDTTFRDAHQSLLATRLRTNDLLTVAPHIAALTPELLSVECWGGATYDVALRFLKEDPWERLGQMRESIPNICLQMLLRGANTVGYSPQPKKVTSAFIAEATDVGVDIFRIFDALNNVEAMRPAIDAVRLTGTSVAEVAMSYTGDLSDPAEELYTLDYYLRLAESIVEAGAHVIAIKDMAGLLRAPAATLLIGALRAEFDLPIHVHTHDTPGGQLATYMAAWEAGADVVDGASAALAGTTSQPALSSIVAATAHTTRDTGLDLASVCALEPYWEAVRKVYAPFESGLPAPTGRVYTHEIPGGQLSNLRQQAQSLGLAERFEAIEDAYADADRMLGRLIKVTPSSKVVGDLALTLVGRGITADDFAADPAAYDIPDSVVGFLNGDLGDPAGGWPEPLRSNALKGRPMPRPSAPLTAVDDAVLDEPGRDRQRTLNRVLFPDPTMHFDTHRDCYGDTSRLSSNQFFYGLRRGDEHRVELEPGVELLIGLEAIGEPDEQGNRTVMCVLNGQLRPVRVRDRSVGVDVPVAEKAESGNHLHVAAPFAGVVSATVEVGDRLEPGATVASIEAMKMDAAVTTSRGGTVARIAISGVTQVEAGDLILTLSE is encoded by the coding sequence ATGTTCAAGAAGGTCTTGGTCGCCAATCGCGGAGAGATCGCGATTCGAGCGTTTCGTGCGGCTTACGAGTTGGGCGTGAGCACGGTGGCGGTGTTCCCCTTTGAGGACCGCAACTCGGTGCATCGATTGAAGGCGGACGAGTCGTATCAAATCGGTGACTCCGGGCACCCAGTTCGGGCGTACCTGTCGGTGGAGGAGATCGTCCGCGTTGCACAGCACGCTGGCGCGGATGCGGTGCACCCCGGTTATGGGTTCCTATCGGAGAACCCGGACCTCTCGGCAGCATGTGAGGCCGCGGGGATCACCTTCGTTGGCCCACCTACCCGGGTCCTCGAGTTGGTTGGGGACAAGTCCCGGGCAGTGACCGCCGCACGAGAAGCGGGCCTACCGGTACTGCGCTCATCGGCGCCGTCGGCTCATCCCGAGGAGTTGATGGAGGCGGCAGCAGCGATGACATTCCCGCTGTTCGTCAAAGCCGTTGCTGGTGGTGGCGGGCGGGGAATGCGCCGCGTGGAGCGGATCGAGGAGCTCACCGAAGCGCTCGAGGCCGCGTCTCGAGAGGCGGAGTCAGCCTTCGGCGATCCGACCGTCTTCCTCGAGCAGGCGGTGATCAATCCCCGACACATCGAGGTCCAGATCCTCGCCGACAACTTCGGCGATGTCGTCCACCTCTACGAGCGAGACTGCAGCCTGCAGCGCCGACACCAGAAGGTCGTGGAACTGGCGCCAGCCCCGAACTTGCCGACAGAATTGCGTGAACGGATGTGCTCCGACGCCGTTGCGTTTGCCCGTCACATCGGTTATTCCTGCGCCGGAACCGTGGAGTTCCTCCTCGACGAACTCGGCAAGCACGTGTTCATCGAGATGAATCCTCGCATCCAGGTCGAGCACACGGTGACCGAGGAGATCACCGACGTCGACCTGGTTGGTGCACAATTGCGGATCGCCGCCGGGGAGTCACTGGCGGACCTCGGGCTGAGTCAGGAACAGATCACCATCCGCGGGGCCGCGCTGCAGTGTCGCATCACCACGGAGGACCCCAGCAATGGCTTCCGGCCCGACACCGGCCGGATTACTGCCTACCGGACGCCTGGTGGGGCCGGAGTCCGGCTCGACGGTGGGACAACGCTCGGTGCCGAGGTGACCGCTCATTTCGATTCGATGCTGGTCAAGCTCACCTGCCGTGGCCACGACCTCGGCGTCGCGATGTCGCGGGCGAGGCGCGCACTTGCCGAGTTCCGGATCCGTGGTGTGGCAACGAACGTGTCGTTCCTGCAGGCAGTATTGGACGATCCAGACTTTCGCGCAGGCTTGGTGACCACCTCGTTCATCGAGGAGCGTCCGCAATTGTTGAGAGCACGCCCGTCGGCTGATCGGGGCACCCGCATCCTGACCTATCTCGCCGACGTCACAGTGAACAAACCCCACGGTGACCGGCCGACAACGGTGTATCCACGGGACAAGCTCCCTGCTCTGGACAGCGACGCGAGGACATCCCCGCCGGACGGGTCACGGCAGCGACTGCTCGCTCTGGGCCCCCAGGGTTTCGCCGCCGATCTACGGGAACGACCGCAACTCGCCGTAACCGATACAACTTTCCGGGATGCCCATCAGTCACTACTGGCGACTCGTCTTCGCACCAACGACCTTCTCACCGTGGCGCCTCACATTGCAGCACTCACCCCGGAACTCTTGTCGGTGGAATGCTGGGGTGGGGCGACCTACGACGTGGCGCTGCGCTTCCTGAAGGAGGACCCCTGGGAGCGGTTAGGGCAGATGCGCGAGTCCATTCCCAACATCTGTCTGCAGATGTTGCTCCGAGGGGCCAACACGGTCGGATACTCCCCCCAGCCGAAAAAGGTCACGTCAGCGTTTATCGCGGAGGCCACCGACGTCGGTGTCGACATCTTTCGCATTTTCGACGCCCTGAACAACGTCGAGGCGATGCGCCCGGCCATCGACGCGGTCCGCTTGACCGGAACCTCCGTCGCCGAGGTCGCGATGAGCTACACCGGCGACCTCTCCGATCCGGCCGAGGAGCTTTACACCCTCGACTACTACCTGCGGCTGGCCGAGAGCATTGTCGAAGCCGGAGCGCACGTCATCGCTATCAAGGACATGGCGGGACTACTGCGGGCACCAGCTGCAACCCTCCTGATCGGCGCCTTGCGTGCGGAATTCGACCTCCCGATTCATGTGCACACCCACGACACCCCGGGAGGTCAGCTCGCCACCTACATGGCTGCGTGGGAGGCCGGCGCGGATGTAGTAGACGGTGCGAGTGCCGCCCTCGCGGGGACAACGAGCCAGCCCGCGCTGTCGTCGATCGTGGCGGCGACCGCCCACACCACACGCGACACCGGGCTCGACCTCGCTTCGGTATGCGCCTTGGAACCGTACTGGGAGGCGGTGCGCAAGGTGTACGCACCGTTCGAGTCCGGGCTCCCGGCGCCAACCGGTCGCGTCTACACCCACGAGATTCCCGGCGGACAGCTGTCCAATCTCCGACAGCAAGCACAGTCGCTGGGACTGGCCGAGCGATTCGAGGCGATTGAAGACGCTTATGCCGACGCTGACCGGATGCTGGGGCGCCTCATCAAGGTCACCCCGTCGTCTAAGGTGGTCGGCGACCTCGCCCTCACCCTGGTCGGCCGCGGGATCACTGCCGACGACTTCGCAGCAGACCCGGCGGCCTACGACATACCCGACTCTGTAGTTGGCTTCCTCAACGGAGACCTAGGCGACCCCGCCGGTGGATGGCCCGAGCCGTTACGCAGCAACGCACTGAAGGGTCGGCCGATGCCACGGCCGAGTGCGCCGCTCACTGCCGTAGATGACGCCGTTCTGGACGAACCTGGGCGAGACCGGCAGCGGACTCTGAACCGCGTGCTGTTCCCCGACCCGACCATGCATTTCGACACGCACCGAGACTGCTATGGTGACACGTCCCGGCTCTCGTCGAACCAGTTCTTCTACGGACTACGCCGAGGCGACGAGCACCGTGTTGAGCTCGAACCCGGGGTGGAACTCCTCATAGGTCTTGAGGCTATCGGCGAGCCGGACGAGCAGGGAAACCGGACGGTGATGTGCGTCCTCAACGGTCAGCTGCGGCCTGTGCGAGTCCGCGACCGATCCGTCGGCGTCGACGTCCCAGTCGCAGAGAAGGCCGAATCAGGCAACCATCTCCACGTCGCCGCCCCGTTCGCCGGCGTCGTCTCTGCCACGGTGGAAGTCGGAGACCGACTCGAGCCCGGTGCAACGGTCGCGAGTATCGAGGCGATGAAGATGGACGCAGCAGTGACCACCTCCCGCGGCGGCACCGTTGCGCGGATCGCCATCTCCGGAGTTACCCAGGTCGAGGCAGGGGACCTGATCCTCACGCTCAGCGAGTGA